A window of the Roseburia sp. 831b genome harbors these coding sequences:
- the fliF gene encoding flagellar basal-body MS-ring/collar protein FliF — protein sequence MPEQVQKILDKIMEWWKKFNTKQRMIMISATACVLLALIILAAVLSQPTMVPLITCDSTSQAGEVKDLLEGNDVSYQLSDDGLTFEVNEKDKANAAILLGTNNIPAEGYDISSVFDGGFSSTEADKTKKYKVYLEKHFAESLETFSNVESASVRLDLPDDDGTILSKDEQASATAILTLSDDMDEDQAYGVAQFMATNLGNDNTDNILIMDSNSNVLYSGSDSSSTTGTANTQLSLKVKAENQIKDKVKKAMQDSSLYDSVEIATNLDMNFDEKTEATHEYYAPDGMTTGMPSSVDDYSSTSEGGAAAEPGTGSNDDTTYMIDDSDYTKSEVNENKTNYQNNEKVTETKSAVGTINYDTSSISIVATNYVIYDEDTLKKSGALDGMTFDEYVAANSNRVKADVDDDYYNMVATATGFSRDNITIIAYDEPVFQYSSGNGRTLSDYLQIALAVIIFALLGFVVFRSTRKEKETELEPELSVENLLEATKENQESLEDIGFNEKSETRILIEKFVDENPEAVASLLRNWLNEDWE from the coding sequence ATGCCGGAACAGGTTCAAAAGATTTTAGACAAAATAATGGAATGGTGGAAAAAATTCAACACAAAGCAGCGCATGATTATGATTAGCGCAACAGCATGTGTTCTTTTAGCACTTATCATTTTGGCAGCGGTTTTGTCACAGCCAACCATGGTTCCGTTGATTACCTGTGATTCTACATCACAGGCAGGAGAGGTAAAGGATTTACTAGAAGGAAACGACGTTTCTTATCAGCTGTCAGATGATGGACTGACATTTGAAGTAAATGAGAAAGATAAGGCAAATGCAGCAATCCTGCTTGGAACGAACAATATTCCGGCGGAAGGATATGATATCAGCAGTGTATTCGATGGAGGATTCAGCTCCACAGAAGCGGATAAGACCAAGAAATACAAAGTATATCTGGAAAAGCATTTTGCGGAAAGTTTGGAAACATTCTCGAATGTAGAGAGTGCATCAGTGCGTTTGGATTTACCGGACGATGATGGAACCATTCTTTCTAAAGATGAGCAGGCATCTGCAACTGCAATTTTAACTTTATCCGATGATATGGATGAAGACCAGGCTTATGGAGTTGCACAGTTTATGGCAACTAATCTGGGCAATGACAATACCGATAATATTCTGATTATGGACAGCAACTCGAATGTACTTTATTCAGGTTCTGATTCATCTTCTACAACAGGAACAGCGAACACCCAGTTGTCTTTGAAAGTAAAAGCAGAGAATCAGATTAAGGACAAGGTTAAAAAGGCAATGCAGGATTCCTCTTTGTATGACAGCGTTGAGATTGCAACTAACCTGGATATGAACTTTGATGAAAAGACAGAGGCAACACATGAGTATTACGCACCGGATGGAATGACGACGGGTATGCCGTCATCTGTGGATGACTATTCTTCAACATCAGAGGGGGGAGCAGCAGCAGAACCCGGAACAGGTTCCAATGATGACACCACCTACATGATAGACGACAGTGATTATACAAAGTCTGAGGTTAATGAGAATAAGACAAACTATCAGAACAATGAAAAAGTCACAGAGACAAAATCAGCAGTAGGAACAATAAACTACGATACATCTTCCATTTCGATTGTTGCAACTAATTATGTGATTTATGATGAAGATACGTTGAAAAAATCAGGCGCATTAGATGGGATGACATTTGATGAATATGTAGCAGCGAACAGCAATCGTGTAAAAGCAGATGTAGATGATGATTACTATAACATGGTGGCAACAGCGACTGGATTTTCCCGAGATAATATCACGATCATTGCGTATGATGAGCCAGTGTTCCAGTATTCATCCGGAAACGGACGTACGTTATCTGATTACTTACAGATTGCACTTGCGGTTATCATTTTTGCACTTCTCGGATTTGTGGTATTCCGCAGCACAAGAAAAGAGAAAGAAACAGAACTCGAACCAGAACTTTCCGTAGAAAATCTGT